GACACTCTCCCAGTGGCAGGCCGACTTATACAGCCTGTCTGCCCATAAATTCAACGGTCCGAGAGGAATGGGCGTGCTATATATTAAGCAAGGCGTGCAATTGTTCCCGCTGGTATCGGGCGGATCGCAGGAGAATGGACACCGGGCAGGAACGGAGAATGTTGCCGGAGCGGTAGCGATGTCGAAGGCCATGCGATTATCCAGAGAACGCCAGCCCGAGTTTTATGCAAGGATGACGGAAATAAGAGAACTTCTGGTTCAGGGCATCCGCAAAATCCCGGGATTGGTGTTAAACAGCAACGAACAAAATGCGCCTCATATCATTCATTTTTCGTATCCGGGACTAAAACCCGAGGTGATGGTCCATGCTCTGGAAGAGATGGGCATGCTCGTCTCAACCAAATCCGCTTGCTCCTCTAAATTAAGCGAGCCCAGCCGGGTCCTGTTAGCGATGGGGAAGGACATGGACGTTGCTTCCTCCGGAATTCGCATCAGTCTCGGCAAAGAGCATCAGCTCGGCGATGCAGCGCGGCTTGTCGAAGTCTTGGCAAAAGTTTGCGGGAACCTGCGTCCCGTTATAGAAAGAGAGGGTAACCGGAGATGACCTACGATAAACTGCTGCTTCGCTTTGGCGAATTTACTCTAAAAGGCAAAAACCGCAACCGATTCGAGAGATCGGTCTTGAATCATATTCGAAGCGTGCTCAAACCGTTTCCTGGAGCGAAAATCGTTAAGGAATACGGCCGTTTGTACGTCGAGCTTAACGGAGAATCTCCCGAGGCCTTGATCCATGTCCTTAAAAAAGTATTTGGCCTTGTATCCATCAGTCCAGTTCGTGTATGTCCTTCCGAGCTTGACCGTATTATCGAAACCGCGATTGACTTTGTGGGACAGAAGGAACTGGCTGACCCGTCGACCTTCAAAGTCAATGCGAGAAGGGTGTGGAAACAATTTCCTCATTCCTCGCAAGAGATGAATCATTTAGTCGGATCGCCCTTGCTGCGAACCTATCCACAGCTTAAAGTAAAGGTAAAGCAGCCCGATATGGAGCTTCGTGTGGAAATTCGGGAGAACGAGACGTATCTGTACTATGAAGTGATTCCCGGCGCCGGCGGATATCCGATTGGTACGAATGGGAAGGCCATGCTGCTTCTATCGGGGGGATCGACAGTCCTGTAGCGGGCTGGTCAGCCATGCGCAGAGGACTTGAAATTGAGTGCGTACACTTCTACAGTTTTCCCTACACCAGCCAACTTGCGAAGGAAAAGGTAATGGAGTTAACAAGGCTGTTATCGGGCTACACCGGGAAAATCAAGCTGCACCTCGTTCCTTTCACGGATGTACAGACTTCGTTTGTCGGCATCGGCCAGGATAATCTGATCATTACGTTTATGCGCAGAGCGATGCTGCGGATTGCTTCCTCGCTTGCTGAGCGGGAAGGGGCATTGGCGATCGTGACGGGTGACAGTCTCGGACAAGTTGCCAGTCAGACGCTGCCCAGCATGAATGTGATCGGCAGAGCCACCGAGCTGCCGCTGCTGCGGCCGCTCGTTATGATGGATAAGAACGATATCATCAACACTGCAATGGACATTGGTACATTCGAGACATCGATATTGCCGTATGAGGATTGCTGTACGCTGTTTGTGCCTAAATCGCCCACCACCAATCCGAATTTGAAGATCATCGAGAAGGTGGAGGCTTCCATTCCCGAGCTGCCTGCACGGATTCAAGCAGCCATTGAAGGTACGGAGACGGTGGTTATTACCCCGGACAGTAACATCGGTGAGCTTGAAGAAAAGCATGCGGAGCCCGTCGTAAACGAAGACTGGTTCTAATCGAGTATCAAGCGAAGGTAACAAGGGTTGAGTAAACCGGACGAGTGTGCGCAGGTTTAAACATAAACAACACCCCAAAGCTTCTTAGAAAGCCTTGGGGTGTTGTTTTTTTTGTATGCGTATGGACTTTTAATTATGACTGGCTGGATGACTGACGGCGTCCGGCAGATCTTTTTTTCAGATGTCCTGCAGTCAGCACACCGACAATGATGGCAGCAATGAAGAGATATTTAATAATCTGGTGCGCTTCGAAATATCCCATAAAATGCTTCTCTTCGGTAATCATGGAGGACGCCGTGTACGCAAGTACCGCAGAACCTACATAGATAATCCATGGGAAACGGTTGATCAGTTTGATAAACAGCGTGCTGCCCCATACCACGATAGGTACGCTGATGAGCAGGCCCAGCGTTACAAGGATCATATTGTGTTTCGCAGCGCCGGCAACGGCAATGACATTGTCCAGGCCCATAGCGGCATCCGCTACAATGATCGTACGAATAGCAGCGCCAAGGCTTTTCCCGGCTTTGATATTGCCATGGTCATTATTGTCGTCGGTCATCAGCTTGTAGGCAATGCCAATCAGGAGCACGCCTCCCACAAGCAGTAACCAAGGAATGTTAAGCAGCCAGACAACGAGGATGGTGGCAATGATGCGAAGAATAACAGCTCCGGCCGTGCCGTAGATAATTGCTTTTTTCTGGGTTTCCTTCGGAAGATTGCGTGCTGCAAGACCGATCACAATGGCATTGTCCCCGGCCAAGATCAGATCCAAAAATACAATGTTGATTAATGCAAGAAAAAATTCAGCGGCTGTGGTTTCCATGAATGTCACTCCTCTTAGAATACGGTCCCACCATTAAACAAAAGTGGATTTATTATAGGCCTATTTTTCCCGATGTGCAAGCATAGCCTGGACAATTTCCACATATGTGTAAAGTGGGGGGTGTTGTTTTAGTGGAGACGATTTTTTTGTTGGGACAGATATTGATGATCAATCTTGTACTCAGTGGCGACAATGCGCTGGTCATCGCGATGGCCAGCAAAGACCTTCCCGAAATACACCGCAGACGGGCGGTCTGGATCGGGACCGCAGGGGCTGTTCTCTTACGGTGTATTCTGACTTTTTTGGCGGTTTTGCTGCTGAAAATTCCATTTTTACAGGCTGGCGGCGCCTTATTGTTGATCTGGATCGCAGTCAAACTCATGATGCAGAAGGAGCATGACCATGCAAACTTGGCCAAAGCTTCAACGATATGGGCTGCAGTCAATACGATATTGATTGCCGATTTCGTGATGAGCCTGGATAATGTCTTGGCCATTGCAGGGCTTGCAAAAGGCGATCTCGCCTTGATTGTCATCGGAATATTATTAAGCATTCCCATCGTTGTATGGGGAAGCGGGATGATCGCAAGCCTGCTTCACAAGTTTCCCGTGCTGCTTTACATAGGTGCCGGTATTCTAGCTTTTACAGCAGGCGAAATGCTCATACAGGATTCCCGCGTAGGGCTGCTTCTGGCTTACTGGATGCCTTATGCCCACAATCTGCTGCCGATTGTCATTGCAGGTGCCGTCGTTCTCATAGGCGGATTACAGACGGTGAGACGGCCCTTGTAACGGGAGTCTATTTTAACAACCCTTTGGCGGCATATGAGGAAAGCATAGGAAAAATGGATGATTGCTCGTGCAGTCGTCCATTTTTTGTTGGGTCAATACAGGTATATGGGACGGGGAAAGGATATTTCAAGTGGAACAAGCTCGGGATATGGTTTTTTTTGTCGGTTTGGGCTAAAATTAACGTAACAGCTTTTTTTAGAAACCGCTATTTTTGGTGATACATATATTGAAGAGAGGGTGATCAAATGTCCTCCAGAAAAGATTTGGCGCTGGGTATTTTCATCGTTGTTGCTGGAGTCGTTATTTTGCTCGGCAAGCTTGGTGTATTTGGATTTTTGGGAAGAACGTTATGGCCGCTCGTCCTGCTGCTGCCGGGTATTTTTTTGCATATCATGTTTTTTGGTCGCCGTGCCACTGCCGCGGTTCTGATTCCGGGCGGTATTCTGACG
This Paenibacillus sp. JZ16 DNA region includes the following protein-coding sequences:
- a CDS encoding cysteine desulfurase family protein yields the protein MIYWDHAATTPPYDEVVDTLAEVMKMHYANPSALHRSGEAAAKLLKKAREVCAAALDVQPTEIVFTSGATEGNNMAIKGAAMQYSSRGRHIITTGTEHPSVYESCKQLETLGWEVTYLPVDAAGVVDLAALTEAVRKDTVLVSIMHVNNETGAVQPLTEVGRIVKERNSRTLLHIDGVQGFGKLPVTLSQWQADLYSLSAHKFNGPRGMGVLYIKQGVQLFPLVSGGSQENGHRAGTENVAGAVAMSKAMRLSRERQPEFYARMTEIRELLVQGIRKIPGLVLNSNEQNAPHIIHFSYPGLKPEVMVHALEEMGMLVSTKSACSSKLSEPSRVLLAMGKDMDVASSGIRISLGKEHQLGDAARLVEVLAKVCGNLRPVIEREGNRR
- a CDS encoding TerC family protein, whose protein sequence is METTAAEFFLALINIVFLDLILAGDNAIVIGLAARNLPKETQKKAIIYGTAGAVILRIIATILVVWLLNIPWLLLVGGVLLIGIAYKLMTDDNNDHGNIKAGKSLGAAIRTIIVADAAMGLDNVIAVAGAAKHNMILVTLGLLISVPIVVWGSTLFIKLINRFPWIIYVGSAVLAYTASSMITEEKHFMGYFEAHQIIKYLFIAAIIVGVLTAGHLKKRSAGRRQSSSQS
- a CDS encoding TerC family protein, with translation METIFLLGQILMINLVLSGDNALVIAMASKDLPEIHRRRAVWIGTAGAVLLRCILTFLAVLLLKIPFLQAGGALLLIWIAVKLMMQKEHDHANLAKASTIWAAVNTILIADFVMSLDNVLAIAGLAKGDLALIVIGILLSIPIVVWGSGMIASLLHKFPVLLYIGAGILAFTAGEMLIQDSRVGLLLAYWMPYAHNLLPIVIAGAVVLIGGLQTVRRPL